A genomic segment from Sorangium aterium encodes:
- a CDS encoding PEGA domain-containing protein: MASRKYVEAEAELQSAWELNPTFDVAYNLGNTKYQLKKYREAAEHLSFALRNWPLVKTVAKLKPTAEQRLAESRAQVGALRVTVSAAGAEVLVDGKALGRAPLEGEVFVEPGEHRVEARLEGYAPVSQTVKSAKGETADVGLAMVAEKSEAQAAGVKTEGGMGAAGVGVGAPVMGQPPAGPVEPPPKKNWVPVIALGAASAVGLGVGIGMTVAGSNVLDDVHAQRQSIRNAGGQCTKPSASFVDDCAELSSAGERVDTLGHVAGAAYVASGVLAAAALTYALWPRGETRTAGQPRVVATAHPTGAGVVVLGAW, from the coding sequence ATGGCGTCGAGGAAGTACGTGGAGGCGGAGGCCGAGCTGCAGTCGGCGTGGGAGCTGAACCCGACGTTCGACGTGGCGTACAACCTCGGGAACACGAAGTACCAGCTGAAGAAGTACCGAGAAGCAGCGGAGCATCTATCGTTCGCGCTGAGGAACTGGCCGCTGGTCAAGACGGTGGCGAAGCTGAAGCCGACGGCGGAGCAGCGGCTGGCGGAGTCGCGAGCGCAGGTGGGGGCGCTGAGGGTGACGGTCAGCGCGGCGGGGGCGGAAGTGCTCGTGGACGGCAAGGCCCTGGGGCGGGCGCCGCTGGAAGGGGAGGTGTTCGTCGAACCAGGTGAGCACCGGGTAGAGGCGAGGCTGGAGGGGTACGCGCCGGTGAGCCAGACGGTGAAGAGCGCCAAGGGAGAGACGGCGGACGTGGGGCTGGCGATGGTGGCGGAGAAGAGCGAGGCGCAGGCGGCGGGCGTGAAGACGGAGGGCGGGATGGGCGCGGCGGGCGTGGGGGTCGGTGCGCCGGTGATGGGGCAGCCGCCGGCGGGGCCGGTGGAGCCGCCGCCGAAGAAGAACTGGGTACCGGTGATCGCGCTTGGGGCGGCGAGCGCGGTGGGGCTCGGCGTGGGGATCGGGATGACGGTTGCAGGAAGCAATGTGCTCGATGACGTTCACGCGCAGAGGCAGTCGATCAGGAACGCCGGAGGGCAGTGCACGAAGCCGTCGGCGTCGTTCGTCGACGATTGCGCGGAGCTGAGCAGCGCCGGAGAGCGCGTGGACACGCTCGGGCATGTGGCAGGCGCGGCGTACGTTGCGTCGGGTGTACTGGCCGCCGCCGCGTTGACCTATGCGCTGTGGCCCCGTGGAGAGACGAGAACCGCGGGACAGCCGCGCGTGGTGGCTACAGCGCATCCGACGGGCGCTGGCGTTGTCGTGCTCGGTGCATGGTGA